A genomic region of Colletotrichum destructivum chromosome 1, complete sequence contains the following coding sequences:
- a CDS encoding Putative prolyl 4-hydroxylase, alpha subunit: MSRLRLPTALSGNPLLVSSFVLLVSIFLWPRLRPARFSLEQDQHTFSARILSYDPLMIHLENFISKSEREHLLSLGQSSFQASSVTNWNGTNVISEDRTSSSAYLPDGDPIVERIISRASEFQGYTGRGDHEGLQLTRYHAGQKFEPHWDHDQNATDDKSRQRLTTIFAVLEATCEDCGTRFPSLSVDWEQEDRRWCQFVDCNDKEGITVRAIPGNALFWKNLNSTNRGDARTLHAGLPPETGVKTGLNIWTLC; the protein is encoded by the exons ATGTCTCGCCTACGACTCCCTACAGCCCTAAGTGGCAATCCGCTACTAGTTTCTAGCTTTGTTCTATTAGTTTCGATTTTCTTATGGCCACGCCTGCGGCCTGCCAGATTCTCCTTGGAACAGGATCAGCATACCTTTTCAGCTCGTATTCTATCATATGACCCTCTGATGATACATTTAGAGAATTTTATCTCAAAATCGGAGAGAGAACATCTCCTGAGCCTTGG TCAATCTTCTTTCCAAGCATCAAGCGTCACTAACTGGAACGGCACAAATGTGATCTCGGAGGACCGGACAAGCTCGAGCGCCTATCTTCCAGACGGCGATCCCATTGTGGAACGCATTATATCTCGTGCTTCTGAATTTCAGGGCTACACGGGCCGAGGGGATCATGAGGGGCTTCAGCTGACCCGGTACCACGCGGGTCAGAAATTCGAGCCCCACTGGGATCACGATCAAAACGCGACGGATGACAAATCACGGCAGAGGTTGACCACAATCTTTGCCGTCTTGGAAGCAACTTGTGAGGATTGTGGGACTAGATTCCCGAGCTTGAGTGTTGACTGGGAGCAAGAGGATCGCAGATGGTGCCAATTCGTCGACTGTAACGACAAAGAAGGTATCACTGTGAGGGCAATACCCGGGAATGCTTTGTTTTGGAAGAATCTCAACAGCACCAATCGCGGGGACGCGAGAACCCTTCATGCAGGGTTACCTCCAGAGACTGGTGTGAAGACTGGTCTCAATATTTGGACACTTTGCTAA
- a CDS encoding Putative FAD dependent oxidoreductase, FAD/NAD(P)-binding domain superfamily, MTOX family, which translates to MSEPRSVAIVGAGIFGLSLAVALSKCQYRVTVFDRYRYDETNYEPDLDGTTQAASVDHNKIFRASYGTKLHYQRLALESRAAWERINEQRRQDDGDADSDLFNGCGMLRVQPTADIDPLERETLSNFERDGLRDSQFVKSDSADRERAAERGWDGKLLEFEIPQASPPQTYEAVLDSLAGFTKCSEACAYFYQLALRQGVTFHFGPERGAFDSIIEDIPSTLGRKRAVGLKTKDGVSHNTDVVVIAAGSFSTQLLPELSYHLESSAGSVVTFKVDKKDSVLWDKYSPERFPVITWRSAARNPSGKDSGSVYVLPRTADGLIKIGFRGIKFTNFQSAPSETGFTQDGKWSIPLPPADCRAVPEPAREAIRRFVSIFLPEFADADFNSTKLCWYTDSLDNSFVIDHVPTYVDGSVFVATGGSGHGAKFLPVLGEHAADILQNGDQSTSFMRSHWRWREGIRRGNGLEEGPNGPRNIGK; encoded by the exons ATGTCTGAGCCTAGGTCGGTTGCTATTGTCGGTG CGGGCATTTTCGGCCTCTCTCTGGCAGTTGCTCTCAGCAAATGCC AATATCGTGTGACGGTATTTGACAGATATCGCTACGACGAGACTAACTACGAGCCTGATCTTGACGGCACAACTCAGGCGGCATCCGTCGACCATAACAAGATT TTCCGAGCTTCCTACGGAACCAAGCTTCACTACCAGCGTCTCGCGCTTGAGAGCCGGGCTGCATGGGAGAGGATCAATGAGCAACGCCGTCAAGACGACGGTGATGCCGATTCGGATCTCTTCAACGGGTGCGGCATGCTCCGGGTTCAACCCACCGCCGATATCGATCCGCTCGAGCGCGAGACGTTGAGCAACTTTGAACGGGACGGTCTGAGAGACAGCCAGTTCGTCAAGAGCGACTCGGCTGACCGCGAGCGTGCTGCCGAGCGCGGCTGGGACGGCAAGCTTCTTGAGTTTGAGATCCCGCAagcttcgccgccgcagacATACGAAGCCGTCCTTGACTCGCTTGCTGGGTTTACGAAGTGCAGTGAGGCGTGCGCCTACTTTTACCAGCTCGCCTTGCGTCAGGGTGTCACGTTCCACTTTGGTCCCGAACGAGGCGCCTTTGACAGTATTATCGAGGACATCCCGTCCACACTGGGCCGCAAGAGGGCGGTCGGGCTGAAGACGAAGGACGGGGTTTCCCATAACACCGATGTCGTTGTCATTGCTG CTGGGTCCTTCTCGACACAACTTTTACCGGAACTGTCCTACCACCTGGAGTCTTCGGCGGGCAGCGTGGTCACgttcaaggtcgacaagaaggATTCGGTCCTGTGGGACAAGTACTCCCCCGAGCGCTTCCCGGTCATCACTTGGAGGAGTGCCGCACGGAATCCGAGCGGAAAAGACTCGGGCAGCGTCTACGTCCTCCCAAGGACCGCTGACGGCCTCATAAAGATTGGGTTTCGCGGTATCAAG TTTACCAACTTCCAATCCGCTCCTTCTGAGACGGGCTTCACGCAAGACGGGAAGTGGTCAATTCCTCTGCCACCAGCCGATTGCCGTGCTGTACCCGAACCAGCCAGAGAAGCCATCAGGAGATTTGTGTCGATTTTCTTGCCGGAGTTTGCTGACGCAGACTTCAACTCGACTAAGCTGTGCTGGTACACCGACTCACTGGATAACTCTTTTGTC ATCGACCATGTTCCCACATACGTCGACGGAAGCGTTTTCGTGGCGACAGGAGGCAGTGGCCATGGTGCCAAGTTTCTCCCCGTTCTTGGCGAG CATGCGGCCGACATCTTACAAAACGGAGACCAGAGCACCTCGTTCATGCGGTCTcattggcgttggcgggAGGGTATCCGCCGAGGCAACGGTCTCGAGGAGGGGCCCAATGGGCCGCGGAACATCGGAAAATAG
- a CDS encoding Putative TauD/TfdA-like domain, taurine dioxygenase TauD-like superfamily: MAPGALIDEPVQPAQGPWKGKNDDAPRDIFPDGIRTSGQHNPIPEALRPYEDFPKEISGPTVWHKEEFEQHPEKWTHRFTPEEVEELGRTSDAFIASNTPLTGISKDNFPLPTLGKRLVDLREDLINGKGFILFKGFPAQEWGPHKTAVGYMGLGTYLGYFVSQNGRGHVLGHVKDVGDDPTQIDKVRIYRTTARQFFHADDGDLVGLLCVHRAAEGGESDLVSIHAVWNELQRAHPDVAETLTKPIWYFDRKGEVSEGQEEWTRQPVFYIENGGKGRVYCKWDPYYVRSLTRFSDKGIIPPLSEEQLHALKTLEETCQKLALHMILEVGDIQFLSNAHLLHARTAYKDFPPPAPRRHLLRLWLSTPETEGGWALPFPDSKELKRGGIQVNNNPPRAPLDAE, from the exons ATGGCGCCGGGAGCCCTCATCGACGAGCCTGTCCAGCCCGCCCAGGGCCCCTGGAAGGGCAAGAATGACGATGCTCCTAGAGACATCTTCCCCGATGGCATCCGGACGTCGGGCCAGCACAACCCCATCCCCGAGGCATTGCGCCCGTACGAGGACTTCCCCAAGGAGATCTCGGGCCCGACTGTCTGGCACAAGGAGGAGTTTGAGCAGCACCCCGAGAAGTGGACGCACCGCTTCACCccggaggaggtcgaggagctcggccgCACATCTGATGCCTTCATCGCAAGCAACACCCCGCTGACGGGCATCTCCAAG GACAacttcccccttcccacaCTAGGCAagcgcctcgtcgacctccgTGAGGATCTCATCAACGGCAAGggcttcatcctcttcaagGGCTTCCCGGCGCAAGAATGGGGCCCCCACAAGACGGCGGTTGGATACATGGGCCTCGGCACGTACCTGGGCTACTTCGTCTCGCAGAACGGGCGCGGCCACGTGCTGGGCCACGTCaaggacgtcggcgacgacccGACGCAGATCGACAAGGTGCGCATCTACCGCACGACGGCGCGCCAGTTCTtccacgccgacgacggcgacctcgtcggcctgctctGCGTccaccgcgccgccgagggcggcgagagcgaCCTCGTCAGCATCCACGCCGTCTGGAACGAGCTGCAGCGCGCCCACccggacgtcgccgagacccTGACCAAGCCCATCTGGTACTTTGATCGCAAGGGCGAGGTGTCCGAGGGCCAGGAAGAGTGGACGCGCCAGCCCGTCTTCTACATCGagaacggcggcaaggggcGCGTCTACTGCAAGTGGGACCCCTACTACGTGCGCTCCCTGACGCGCTTCTCGGACAAGGGCATCATCCCGCCGCTGAGCGAGGAGCAGCTGCACGCGCTCAAGACGCTTGAGGAAACCTGCCAGAAGTTGGCGCTGCACATGatcctcgaggtcggcgacaTTCAGTTCCTGAGCAACGCGCACCTGCTGCATGCCAGGACCGCATACAAGG ACTTCCCTCCCccggcgccgcgccgccacctcctccgTCTCTGGCTGTCGACGCCCGAGACCGAGGGCGGATGGGCGCTGCCGTTCCCCGACAGCAAGGAGCTGAAGCGCGGGGGTATCCAggtcaacaacaacccccctCGCGCGCCATTGGATGCCGAGTGA
- a CDS encoding Putative tryptophan synthase beta chain-like, PALP domain-containing protein produces MSLLPEPFASIPRENFLFGPSPIEALPRISAALGGKVNVYAKREDCNSGLAHGGNKTRKLEYLASDALAQGCDTLVSIGGVQSNHTRQVTAVAAKLGLKAALVQEKWVDWEDVVYDKVGNLQLSRLMGADVRLDPSKFGIEHKDTLANLKKELLDAGRKPYYIPAGASDHPLGGLGFARWAFEVEAQEKELGVFFDTVIVCAVTGSTMAGMVAGFKLAQKKNGSPPRRVVGIDASATVKQTFDQVLRIAKNTAVKIGLEEGDITEEDIILDDRFHGGIYGVPDQVTIDAIKFGASTEGFITDPVYEGKSLAGMMQLIKNGEIPAGSNVLYAHLGGQLALNAYSGM; encoded by the exons ATGTCTCTCCTCCCTGAGCCTTTCGCGAGCATCCCTCGTGAGAACTTCCTTTTCGGTCCCTCCCCCATCGAGGCCCTCCCTCGCATAtccgccgccctgggcggCAAAGTCAACGTCTACGCGAAGCGTGAGGACTGCAACTCCGGTCTGGCACACGGCGGCAACAAGACCAGGAAGCTTGA ATATCTCGCCTCCGATGCCCTCGCCCAGGGCTGCGACACGCTCGTCTCCATCGGCGGCGTGCAGTCCAACCACACCCGCCAGgtcaccgccgtcgccgccaagctcggcctcaaggccgccctcgtccaggaGAAGTGGGTCGACTGGGAGGACGTCGTCTACGACAAGGTCGGCAACCTCCAGCTGTCGCGCCTCatgggcgccgacgtgcGCCTCGACCCCTCCAAGTTCGGCATCGAGCACAAGGACACGCTCGCCAacctcaagaaggagctcctcgatgccggccgCAAGCCCTACTACatccccgccggcgcctccgaCCACccgctcggcggcctcggcttcgcccgCTGGGCCTTTgaggtcgaggcccaggagaaggagctcggcgtcttctttgacaccgtcatcgtctGCGCCGTCACGGGGTCGACCATGGCCGGCATGGTCGCCGGCTTCAAGCTcgcccagaagaagaacggcTCGCCGCCCCGTCgggtcgtcggcatcgacgcctcCGCCACCGTCAAGCAGACGTTCGACCAGGTCCTGCGCATCGCCAAAAACACGGCCGTCAAgatcggcctcgaggagggcgacatcaccgaggaggacatcatcctcgacgaccgcTTCCACGGCGGCATCTATGGCGTGCCGGACCAGGTCAccatcgacgccatcaagtTCGGCGCCAGCACCGAGGGCTTCATCACGGACCCCGTCTACGAGGGCAAGAGTCTGGCAGGCATGATGCAGCTCATCAAGAACGGCGAGATCCCCGCGGGAAGCAATGTTCTGTACGCCCATCTGGGTGGCCAGCTGGCGCTGAACGCCTACTCTGGCATGTAA
- a CDS encoding Putative F-box-like domain superfamily protein, whose protein sequence is MTSESESQIRFPTEEFREKATIRRLLPKSYACPSLQSLRLPSRAGDSRVRTAPVSVSVPHNRTAKFSVSPQHPFQVIEGMTPQDETRKPKLAMVSMPPEVHHMIIDFLNVIDSTCLGLASRYFYRLHQRRHGFLPLSTTCRPPGGQELTRHLTGQAFPPRPSPDSPNTEAVARVQASSYTLVPFRAFWCQICGFALCELWKHLRDWMPPGLEYCPVLGKYAPVQVGNADAYCYRRNPRNGRVCGKHHWKEWENGRGAMVG, encoded by the coding sequence ATGACCTCTGAGTCTGAGAGCCAGATTCGATTCCCAACAGAAGAGTTTCGCGAAAAAGCTACCATCCGGCGCCTGTTACCGAAATCTTACGCATGTCCCTCGTTACAAAGTCTGAGACTCCCGTCTCGCGCCGGGGACTCCCGGGTTCGTACGGCCCCGGTCTCGGTCTCCGTCCCTCACAACCGGACCGCAAAGTTTTCAGTCAGCCCACAGCACCCGTTCCAGGTCATCGAGGGGATGACTCCGCAAGACGAAACGAGGAAGCCGAAGCTGGCCATGGTCAGCATGCCGCCGGAAGTACACCACATGATCATAGACTTCCTCAACGTCATCGACAGCACATGTCTCGGTCTGGCAAGCCGTTACTTTTATCGGCTCCACCAACGTCGCCACGGTTTCTTGCCGCTGTCTACGACGTGTCGGCCCCCAGGAGGCCAGGAACTGACTCGGCATCTGACCGGACAAGccttccctcctcgcccgagTCCAGACAGCCCAAACACAGAGGCCGTCGCCAGAGTTCAAGCATCATCATATACCCTCGTCCCTTTTCGTGCATTCTGGTGTCAGATTTGCGGGTTCGCGCTATGCGAGCTGTGGAAACACCTCAGAGATTGGATGCCCCCGGGTCTCGAGTACTGCCCCGTGTTGGGAAAATACGCGCCTGTGCAAGTTGGCAACGCCGACGCCTACTGCTACAGGCGCAATCCCAGGAATGGTCGTGTCTGTGGAAAGCACCACTGGAAGGAGTGGGAAAACGGGCGCGGGGCGATGGTAGGTTGA
- a CDS encoding Putative zn(2)Cys(6) fungal-type DNA-binding domain-containing protein — MTRKGQPKVRTGCLTCKSRKVKCDEAKPACVRCTSTGRKCEGYAVVVPSNRAIARARSRTTRLKDALAQARAGWEGGSERATLEYFARDVAPKLPQNLENQFWTVAVPRMSRSEPAIRHAMAAIGNLFPQSSASSSPSGGSGASGGFSEQADECYGEALRLIARKVAPERDGEDGRVRFDGKLANISASVGSLSNRSSPSLSSVGPASAIQSPASLTPGISSIPELVEPAAANGSDGHASTNPFATPPAQGDEAGCDEEPSQHNDVDVVLSCCILFIATEFLRGCLDAAMQHLANGINILNNVDYDELDSTTIDEIVPKFHRLSIIQLCFYDKPGFPSLNLQHGPGPRYNLGPFDKSNSIYLPKRAVDPIILDAIRYIRSAADPGSQTDSRLASKGPVMSEEQKQICASFDRWHAAFLAFVEFPRKRSDQPLPKHQGLICAETEMKYQTAKICISVCRSHDESVYDYFKELFRRIVTLAQLILDSCPDDVAPPPPSPADASYKFDFRVSYLPLLEFVVVKCRWLDIRYEAWLIIWRLATARAEPVARDNLHLIGRRMIEREHNVKMDEVTRDNAGLFSLPAEEMRVKDYTVDARFADLVTTATATAAADRNVDVDGGPAKVQVPYTQRLLLRCGSCELDDLAGWMENRPLPSL, encoded by the exons ATGACACGAAAGGGTCAGCCCAAGGTCCGGACTGGGTGTTTGACGTGCAA GTCGCGCAAGGTAAAATGCGACGAGGCAAAGCCGGCGTGCGTGAGATGCACCAGCACAGGCCGCAAATGTGAGGGTtatgccgtcgtcgtccccaGCAACCGCGCcatcgcccgcgcccgctCGCGGACGACCCGGCTCaaggacgccctcgcccaggccCGCGCCGGCTGGGAGGGCGGCTCCGAGAGGGCCACCCTCGAGTACTTTGCCCGAGATGTCGCCCCCAAGCTGCCCCAGAACCTCGAGAACCAGTTCTGGACCGTCGCCGTGCCGCGCATGAGCCGCTCCGAGCCCGCCATCCGCCACGCCATGGCCGCGATCGGCAACCTGTTCCCGcagtcgtcggcctcgtcatcgccgagcGGCGGTAGCGGTGCCAGCGGCGGCTtcagcgagcaggccgacgagtGCTACGGCGAGGCCCTCCGCCTCATCGCCAGGAAGGTGGCGCCCGAGAGGGACGGTGAGGATGGCAGGGTTCGGTTCGATGGCAAGCTCGCCAacatctcggcctcggtcggTTCCCTCAGCAATcggtcctcgccgagccTGTCCTCCGTCGGGCCGGCCTCCGCCATCCAGTCCCCGGCGTCCCTCACACCCGGCATCAGCAGCATACCGGAACTAGTCGAACCAGCAGCAGCTAACGGCTCCGACGGccacgcgtcgacgaacccaTTTGCGACCCCGCCGGCCCAGGGAGACGAGGCGGGGTGCGACGAGGAGCCGAGCCAGCAtaacgacgtcgacgtcgtcctgtCGTGCTGCATACTCTTCATTGCCACCGAGTTCCTGCGTGGCTGCCTCGACGCGGCCATGCAGCACctcgccaacggcatcaaCATCCTCAACAACGTCGACTACGACGAGCTGGACAGCACCACCATTGACGAGATCGTCCCCAAGTTCCACCGCCTCAGCATCATTCAGCTGTGCTTCTACGACAAACCCGGCTTCCCGTCCCTCAACCTCCAGCACGGCCCCGGACCCAGGTACAACCTCGGCCCCTTTGACAAGAGCAACAGCATCTACCTCCCCaagcgcgccgtcgaccccatcatcctcgacgcTATACGTTACATCCGGTCCGCCGCGGACCCGGGCTCGCAGACGGACTCGCGCCTCGCGTCCAAGGGGCCCGTCATGTCGgaagagcagaagcagaTCTGCGCGTCCTTTGACCGGTGGCACGCCGCCTTTCTAGCCTTCGTCGAGTTCCCGCGCAAGCGCTCCGACCAGCCGCTGCCCAAGCACCAGGGGCTCATCTGCGCCGAAACGGAGATGAAGTACCAGACGGCCAAGATCTGCATCAGCGTCTGCCGCTCGCACGACGAGTCCGTTTACGACTACTTCAAGGAGCTGTTCCGGCGCATTGTCACCCTCGCCCAGCTGATCCTCGACAGCTGCCCGGACGACGtggcaccgccgccgccgtcgcccgccgacgcctcgTACAAGTTCGACTTCCGCGTAAGCTACCTCCCGCTCCTcgagttcgtcgtcgtcaagtgCCGCTGGCTCGACATCCGCTACGAGGCCTGGCTCATCATCTGGCGGCTCGCGACGGCCCGcgccgagcccgtcgccCGCGACAACCTGCACCTCATCGGCCGGCGCATGATTGAGCGCGAGCACAACGTcaagatggacgaggtgACGCGCGACAACGCCGGCCTCTTCTCGCTTCCGGCCGAAGAGATGCGCGTCAAGGATTAcaccgtcgacgcccgcttcgccgacctcgtcaccaccgccaccgccaccgccgccgccgaccgcaATGTTGATGTGGACGGCGGGCCGGCCAAGGTGCAGGTCCCCTATACGCAACGGCTGCTGCTCAGGTGCGGCAGCTgcgagctcgacgacctcgccgggTGGATGGAGAACaggcctttgccttcttTATAG